Proteins from one Ammospiza nelsoni isolate bAmmNel1 chromosome 18, bAmmNel1.pri, whole genome shotgun sequence genomic window:
- the P2RX4 gene encoding P2X purinoceptor 4 isoform X2 has product MALCGALHSFLFEYDTPRIVLIRSRKVGLINRAVQLGILAYVIGWVFLWEKGYQETDSVVSSVTTKVKGVTLTNTSTLGARIWDVADYVIPPQGENTVFVMTNVILTLNQSQGRCPELPDDQTKCEVKNNCVPGYVSTHSSGIQTGECVPYNSSIKTCEVFAWCPVEDDYHIPKPAFLREAENFTLLVKNNIWYRKFNFSKRNILPTINSTYLKNCVYDAQTDPFCPIFRLGKIVEAAGQDFQEMAVEGGVMALQINWDCNLDRAASHCVPKYSFRRLDNKDSAHTVSPGYNFRFAKYYRNSDGTESRTLVKAYGIRFDIIVFGKAGKFDVIPTMINIGSGLALFGVATVLCDIVVLYCMKKRYFYREKKYKYVEDYELGVGETYGTDS; this is encoded by the exons ATGGCGCTGTGCGGGGCTCTCCACAGCTTCCTCTTCGAGTACGACACCCCGCGCATCGTGCTGATCCGGAGCCGCAAAGTGGGGCTCATCAACCGCGCCGTGCAGCTCGGCATCCTCGCCTATGTGATCGG ATGGGtttttctgtgggaaaaggGTTACCAGGAAACAGACTCTGTGGTCAGTTCTGTAACCACGAAGGTCAAGGGTGTCACACTGACAAACACATCGACCCTGGGGGCCAGGATCTGGGATGTAGCTGATTATGTCATCCCTCCTCAG GGTGAGAACACTGTGTTTGTCATGACCAATGTGATCCTCACACTGAACCAGAGCCAAGGCCGCTGCCCGGAG ctcccagacGATCAAACAAAGTGCGAGGTGAAGAACAACTGTGTTCCAGGATATGtcagcacccacagcagtg GCATCCAGACTGGGGAGTGTGTTCCATACAACAGCAGCATCAAGACCTGTGAAGTCTTTGCGTGGTGCCCCGTGGAGGATGACTATCACATACCCAA GCCAGCGTTCCTGCGAGAAGCTGAGAACTTCACCCTTCTGGTGAAGAACAACATTTGGTACCGCAAGTTCAACTTCAGCAA GCGAAACATCCTCCCCACTATCAACTCCACCTACCTCAAGAACTGCGTCTATGATGCCCAGACTGATCCCTTCTGCCCCATCTTCCGTTTAGGGAAAATAGTTgaagctgcagggcaggactTCCAGGAAATGGCTGTGGAG GGTGGAGTGATGGCACTGCAGATCAACTGGGACTGCAACCTGGACAGAGCCGCTTCCCACTGTGTGCCAAAATATTCCTTCCGGCGCCTCGACAACAAGGACTCTGCCCACACCGTCTCACCCGGCTACAACTTCAG GTTTGCAAAATACTACAGGAATAGTGATGGCACTGAATCACGGACACTTGTCAAAGCTTATGGCATCCGCTTTGATATCATAGTGTTTGGAAAG GCAGGAAAATTTGATGTCATTCCTACCATGATTAACATCGGCTCTGGCTTAGCGCTGTTTGGAGTG GCAACAGTGCTGTGTGACATTGTTGTTCTGTATTGCATGAAGAAGAGATACTTCTATCGGGAGAAGAAGTACAAATATGTGGAGGATTATGAACTG GGAGTTGGTGAGACATATGGAACAGACTCctga
- the P2RX4 gene encoding P2X purinoceptor 4 isoform X1, protein MALCGALHSFLFEYDTPRIVLIRSRKVGLINRAVQLGILAYVIGWVFLWEKGYQETDSVVSSVTTKVKGVTLTNTSTLGARIWDVADYVIPPQGENTVFVMTNVILTLNQSQGRCPELPDDQTKCEVKNNCVPGYVSTHSSGIQTGECVPYNSSIKTCEVFAWCPVEDDYHIPKPAFLREAENFTLLVKNNIWYRKFNFSKRNILPTINSTYLKNCVYDAQTDPFCPIFRLGKIVEAAGQDFQEMAVEGGVMALQINWDCNLDRAASHCVPKYSFRRLDNKDSAHTVSPGYNFRFAKYYRNSDGTESRTLVKAYGIRFDIIVFGKAGKFDVIPTMINIGSGLALFGVATVLCDIVVLYCMKKRYFYREKKYKYVEDYELVSINEGRGKAELLPPLTPQRF, encoded by the exons ATGGCGCTGTGCGGGGCTCTCCACAGCTTCCTCTTCGAGTACGACACCCCGCGCATCGTGCTGATCCGGAGCCGCAAAGTGGGGCTCATCAACCGCGCCGTGCAGCTCGGCATCCTCGCCTATGTGATCGG ATGGGtttttctgtgggaaaaggGTTACCAGGAAACAGACTCTGTGGTCAGTTCTGTAACCACGAAGGTCAAGGGTGTCACACTGACAAACACATCGACCCTGGGGGCCAGGATCTGGGATGTAGCTGATTATGTCATCCCTCCTCAG GGTGAGAACACTGTGTTTGTCATGACCAATGTGATCCTCACACTGAACCAGAGCCAAGGCCGCTGCCCGGAG ctcccagacGATCAAACAAAGTGCGAGGTGAAGAACAACTGTGTTCCAGGATATGtcagcacccacagcagtg GCATCCAGACTGGGGAGTGTGTTCCATACAACAGCAGCATCAAGACCTGTGAAGTCTTTGCGTGGTGCCCCGTGGAGGATGACTATCACATACCCAA GCCAGCGTTCCTGCGAGAAGCTGAGAACTTCACCCTTCTGGTGAAGAACAACATTTGGTACCGCAAGTTCAACTTCAGCAA GCGAAACATCCTCCCCACTATCAACTCCACCTACCTCAAGAACTGCGTCTATGATGCCCAGACTGATCCCTTCTGCCCCATCTTCCGTTTAGGGAAAATAGTTgaagctgcagggcaggactTCCAGGAAATGGCTGTGGAG GGTGGAGTGATGGCACTGCAGATCAACTGGGACTGCAACCTGGACAGAGCCGCTTCCCACTGTGTGCCAAAATATTCCTTCCGGCGCCTCGACAACAAGGACTCTGCCCACACCGTCTCACCCGGCTACAACTTCAG GTTTGCAAAATACTACAGGAATAGTGATGGCACTGAATCACGGACACTTGTCAAAGCTTATGGCATCCGCTTTGATATCATAGTGTTTGGAAAG GCAGGAAAATTTGATGTCATTCCTACCATGATTAACATCGGCTCTGGCTTAGCGCTGTTTGGAGTG GCAACAGTGCTGTGTGACATTGTTGTTCTGTATTGCATGAAGAAGAGATACTTCTATCGGGAGAAGAAGTACAAATATGTGGAGGATTATGAACTGGTAAGCATCAATGAAGGCAGGGGAAAGGCAGAATTGCTTCCTCCTCTGACTCCACAGAGATTCTGA